One Ignavibacterium sp. DNA segment encodes these proteins:
- a CDS encoding Rrf2 family transcriptional regulator, with the protein MIFVIGIVTLSVTITKIMSASTKLSTSVKALCFLAENSISKNSNDIADAIGINASKIRRLMAMLGKAGIVKSDSGMLGGFSLNKTPDKIHLQEIYCAIEDRKAFYLNVNKEKLNQSSNSKKINNFFLNLFSDIQVEIENKMENITLNDILNNIK; encoded by the coding sequence TTGATTTTTGTTATTGGAATAGTTACACTTAGTGTAACAATTACAAAAATTATGTCTGCATCCACAAAATTATCAACATCTGTAAAAGCTTTATGTTTTCTCGCAGAAAATTCCATATCAAAAAACAGTAATGATATTGCAGATGCTATTGGAATTAACGCTTCCAAAATAAGAAGACTAATGGCTATGCTTGGAAAAGCCGGAATTGTTAAAAGCGATAGTGGAATGCTGGGCGGCTTTTCTTTAAATAAAACACCGGATAAAATTCATTTACAGGAAATTTATTGTGCTATTGAAGATAGAAAAGCTTTTTATCTTAATGTAAATAAAGAGAAGTTAAATCAATCTTCAAATTCAAAAAAGATTAATAACTTCTTTCTTAATCTGTTTTCTGATATTCAGGTTGAAATTGAAAATAAAATGGAAAATATAACATTAAATGACATATTAAATAATATTAAATAA
- a CDS encoding right-handed parallel beta-helix repeat-containing protein — MRHTLRRLLFVLFALLLMYPVHTFAQLTGNFTIPGTPFSTIKEAIDSLNLVGVGAGDVTFNIAAGYTETAPANGYLLGSTVLNATTSASNQIVFQKSSTGVNPLITAFTPGTSTTVDGIWKIQGTDYVTIDGIDLQENSSNITATELMEWGYALVKLNNTAPFDGCQYVTIKNCTITLSNLNTSSVGIYAGNHIATATTSLTITDPSDAMNNCGFYSNTINSAYTGIRLGGYAATSPFTLYDQNNDIGSIGGNTITNFGGGSATAYGIYSIYQNNINVENNSISGTGASTLYGIFCSTGTSSNVDIVNNYITVSSTATASALYGINNAMGSTAAGNTVNIINNTVENCQYLTATSGTFYSIYNTASAENVNIIQNTVNNNISAGTGGFYGIYSGACPNLLVQQNTVSNNQKTGASGSMYLSYASTSIVNYHNNNLFNNSIPNSSGTTAATIYGYYNFGSPTVENIHHNNIYNNSVSGTNTSTTSYNDGIYSNTIAGDVKSIFNNNIYGLTAVSGSVNGIRTSLGNASIYNNDIYNLTNNTAATTAASVNGITIASGNPVYFYNNFISDLKAPQSAGTDAIRGINITSATASSVIGLYYNTIFLNALSTGANFGSSGVFHTTSGTATTASLDMRNNIIVNTSTPSGTGLTVAYRRSSTTLTNYNSASNNNDFYAGLPSATNLIFSDGTNFDSTIADYKTRVSPRDAASFSENPPFEDITTAPFDLHLKTNVPTQIESGGIPISSPIAVVEDFDGDTRNASTPDIGADEFSGMGLDLSSPLISYTPLLNTSSLSSRTLTATIVDASGVPTSGLGLPVLYWKIGVSGSYTSATGTYLSGDDYSFTFGSGVVLNDTVFYYIVAQDNASVPNVGASPSSGAGGFTANPPAASIPPTDPSDYFIIDVPLAGDYTVGTALFNRITGLNLSFEKVVNKVVKEVDVLVAAPEIKDEKGQVTQKTSAAPITEKQLMEVEETTWIAYSNGQPYTGDLYVKKSEHPELNFPDGVDGIYSTITAAVADLNLRGVSAPVRFLLTDASYSSGETFPITVYITNNALPTATNTVTFKPNTGVTATITGSTAQNVFGIYDSYVTIDGSNTVGGTSRDLTIINSYTGGSFNLGVVLWNGGGKVATNTTVKNCIIEGSPTPTSSYGLFLNANGGAYHNTSFINNKIQNVRVGIQFVGVDGSKTNDGLISGNIIGEVTKPIKQGGILAGYVDNLTITENDIFGEIDGNTNTAQYGISLLAGSTSSKITKNKIHDFYYTGTSGYGCFGIRYNSDATTVTEISNNFISNIKSDGDVSSQNFSPSGIYIISGGNINLYYNSIYMSGSTLGRGTTYNGRSICVSIASGITLLDFRNNIFQNSMDSYPGSTRTNTTFGVYSASANTAFTDINYNDYFVDGVGPRVGYLGGDQTDLTAWQTATGKDVNSISANPQFESTTDLHIQTQYNVVDGKAQPIAAVLTDIDNDSRNATTPDIGADEYTFVLPTVVDPTAVSAIAISGEQIDISFTPNPSNNNVVIVYNLTGTFTAPTGTPTVGQPLAGGEVIAITTTAPFSHLGLTQLTTYYYKLFSYDGTDYSPGVSANATTPCLPISTFPWNESFETVTIPAFPDCWFRENGDWVTTNNANSTYDADARTGTQFLRESYTATNEYMWTPGFQLTAGTLYDFSFWWAGDNYAGWTGDVFMNTSQVSTGAAQIGTSFVESGTTTTKTYQQFLYTFAPSANGTYYFAIRVNATGVPWYLSFDDFSFDVAQVPTAPSNLTAVADTFAILLNWDDNSATELGFKIERKNGDSLSVDPFVEIDSVGANVTSYNDLGRTPNTTYTYRVRAFNQLGFSLYSNEVTATTIIPVELTSFAANISESEVLISWTTATELNNKGFDLERKLDGEWQKLAFIEGMGTKLEETKYSYNDKFSYTSYQGTAQYRLKQIDYNGTISYSNVISVELDFTPKEYALYQNYPNPFNPATLIKFALPFESSVKILVYNLLGEKVDILFEGTKEAGYHDINWNAGKLASGIYLYTIEANSLDGTKNFSSVKKMMLMK, encoded by the coding sequence ATGAGACACACTTTACGCAGGTTACTTTTTGTTCTTTTTGCTCTGCTGCTTATGTATCCTGTACATACATTTGCACAACTAACAGGCAATTTTACAATCCCTGGTACTCCTTTTTCCACAATTAAAGAAGCAATAGATTCTTTGAATCTTGTGGGAGTCGGAGCAGGCGATGTTACTTTTAACATTGCTGCCGGATATACAGAAACCGCACCGGCAAATGGCTATTTACTCGGAAGTACAGTTTTGAATGCTACCACTTCAGCAAGTAATCAGATTGTATTTCAAAAAAGCAGTACCGGAGTTAATCCGTTGATTACTGCATTTACTCCTGGAACATCCACCACTGTTGATGGAATCTGGAAAATACAAGGAACAGATTATGTTACAATTGATGGGATAGATCTACAGGAGAATTCAAGTAATATTACAGCTACTGAGCTAATGGAATGGGGATACGCTTTAGTAAAACTGAATAATACTGCACCATTTGATGGCTGCCAGTATGTTACTATAAAAAACTGTACTATTACTTTAAGTAATTTAAATACCAGTTCTGTTGGTATTTATGCAGGAAATCATATTGCAACAGCTACTACTTCTTTAACTATAACAGACCCTTCTGATGCAATGAATAATTGCGGGTTCTATAGTAATACCATAAACAGTGCTTATACAGGCATCAGATTAGGTGGCTATGCTGCTACATCACCATTTACCCTTTACGATCAAAACAATGATATTGGTAGTATTGGAGGAAATACAATTACTAATTTTGGTGGTGGAAGTGCTACAGCTTATGGAATATATTCTATTTATCAGAATAATATTAATGTTGAAAATAATTCTATAAGTGGTACTGGAGCTTCAACTCTTTATGGGATTTTTTGTTCTACGGGTACAAGTTCAAATGTTGATATTGTAAATAACTACATAACAGTTTCCAGTACTGCTACAGCAAGCGCTCTTTATGGTATCAATAATGCTATGGGTTCAACTGCTGCAGGAAATACTGTTAACATCATTAATAACACTGTTGAAAACTGCCAATATCTTACTGCTACCAGCGGAACTTTCTATTCTATTTATAATACTGCTTCAGCAGAAAATGTAAATATAATTCAGAATACTGTTAATAATAATATATCGGCAGGAACAGGTGGATTTTATGGTATTTACAGTGGAGCCTGCCCTAACTTGCTTGTTCAGCAGAATACCGTTAGTAATAACCAGAAAACAGGTGCTTCAGGCAGTATGTATCTTTCTTATGCAAGTACATCTATTGTTAATTATCACAACAATAATCTTTTTAATAATAGTATTCCAAATAGCAGTGGAACAACTGCTGCAACAATATATGGGTACTATAATTTTGGCTCTCCGACAGTTGAAAATATACATCACAATAATATTTATAATAATTCTGTTAGTGGTACAAATACTTCTACTACTTCTTATAATGATGGTATTTACTCAAATACAATTGCTGGCGATGTAAAAAGTATATTTAATAATAATATTTATGGGCTTACGGCAGTATCAGGTAGTGTAAATGGAATTCGTACTAGTCTTGGTAATGCCAGTATTTATAATAACGATATCTATAATCTTACAAATAATACTGCTGCAACTACTGCTGCCTCTGTAAACGGAATTACAATTGCTTCTGGAAATCCGGTATATTTTTACAACAATTTTATATCTGATTTAAAAGCTCCTCAATCAGCAGGCACAGATGCTATCAGAGGAATAAATATTACAAGTGCAACTGCTTCCTCGGTTATTGGTTTGTATTATAATACAATATTCCTTAATGCTTTATCCACAGGTGCAAACTTTGGAAGCTCAGGTGTTTTTCATACAACAAGTGGTACAGCTACAACAGCATCACTTGATATGAGAAATAACATTATTGTTAATACTTCTACACCATCCGGTACAGGTTTAACAGTTGCCTATAGAAGAAGCAGCACTACATTAACAAATTACAATAGTGCATCTAATAACAATGATTTTTATGCAGGATTACCTTCAGCAACAAACCTGATATTTTCAGATGGTACTAACTTTGATTCAACAATTGCTGATTATAAAACAAGAGTTAGTCCAAGAGATGCTGCTTCTTTCAGTGAGAATCCACCTTTTGAAGATATAACTACAGCACCTTTTGATCTTCATCTAAAGACTAATGTACCTACTCAAATTGAAAGCGGGGGCATTCCGATAAGCTCACCAATAGCAGTAGTTGAGGATTTTGACGGAGATACAAGAAATGCTTCTACTCCCGATATTGGTGCTGATGAGTTTTCTGGTATGGGATTAGACTTATCTTCTCCTCTTATTTCATATACACCTCTATTGAATACAAGCTCACTTTCTAGCAGAACTTTAACAGCAACAATCGTTGATGCCAGCGGAGTACCAACTTCCGGTTTAGGATTACCTGTCTTATATTGGAAAATAGGAGTAAGCGGAAGTTATACTTCAGCTACCGGAACTTATTTAAGCGGAGATGATTATTCCTTTACATTTGGTAGTGGTGTAGTATTGAATGATACAGTATTTTATTACATTGTTGCACAGGATAATGCCTCTGTACCAAATGTAGGAGCATCACCTTCTAGCGGAGCTGGTGGTTTTACTGCTAATCCGCCTGCTGCATCAATACCGCCAACTGATCCCAGCGATTATTTTATTATTGATGTTCCGCTTGCCGGCGATTATACTGTCGGGACAGCATTGTTTAACCGGATTACTGGTCTAAATTTATCATTTGAAAAAGTAGTAAATAAGGTAGTGAAAGAAGTTGATGTTTTAGTTGCAGCCCCTGAAATAAAAGATGAAAAGGGACAAGTTACCCAAAAGACTTCTGCAGCTCCAATTACTGAAAAACAACTAATGGAAGTTGAAGAAACTACCTGGATTGCTTATTCAAATGGACAACCATATACGGGCGATTTATATGTAAAGAAATCTGAACATCCTGAATTGAATTTCCCGGACGGTGTAGATGGTATTTATTCTACCATCACTGCAGCTGTTGCTGATTTGAATCTTCGAGGTGTTTCTGCTCCGGTCAGATTCTTATTAACAGATGCATCATATTCAAGTGGTGAAACATTCCCTATAACAGTTTATATTACAAATAATGCACTTCCTACCGCAACAAATACTGTTACCTTTAAACCAAATACAGGTGTAACAGCTACAATTACTGGCTCAACTGCACAAAATGTGTTTGGTATATATGATAGTTATGTAACCATTGATGGCTCAAATACTGTTGGTGGTACAAGCAGAGATTTAACTATTATCAACAGTTATACAGGCGGAAGTTTCAATCTTGGAGTTGTCTTATGGAACGGCGGTGGTAAAGTTGCAACCAACACTACTGTTAAAAATTGTATTATTGAAGGTTCTCCAACACCTACAAGCAGTTACGGTTTGTTTCTAAATGCAAACGGTGGTGCTTATCATAATACTTCTTTTATTAACAATAAAATTCAAAATGTAAGAGTAGGAATTCAATTTGTTGGTGTTGACGGAAGTAAGACTAATGACGGTTTAATTTCCGGGAACATAATTGGAGAAGTTACTAAGCCAATAAAACAAGGTGGTATTCTTGCTGGTTATGTTGATAATTTAACAATTACTGAAAATGATATTTTTGGTGAGATTGATGGTAATACCAATACCGCTCAATATGGAATTTCATTATTAGCTGGCTCAACATCCAGTAAGATTACCAAAAATAAAATCCACGATTTCTACTATACTGGTACATCAGGATACGGATGCTTTGGGATCCGGTATAATTCTGATGCAACAACCGTTACCGAGATATCTAATAACTTTATTAGTAATATTAAATCTGATGGCGATGTTTCAAGTCAAAATTTCTCTCCGTCTGGTATTTATATTATCTCCGGTGGAAACATAAACTTGTATTATAATTCAATTTATATGTCTGGCAGTACACTTGGAAGAGGTACCACCTACAACGGAAGAAGTATCTGTGTTTCAATTGCATCGGGTATTACTTTATTGGACTTCAGGAATAACATATTCCAGAATTCAATGGATTCATATCCTGGCTCAACAAGAACTAATACTACATTCGGTGTTTACTCTGCAAGTGCCAACACTGCTTTTACAGATATAAACTATAACGATTATTTTGTAGATGGCGTCGGACCAAGAGTTGGTTATCTTGGTGGTGACCAAACTGATCTCACAGCCTGGCAGACTGCTACCGGTAAAGATGTAAACAGTATCTCAGCAAATCCTCAATTTGAAAGTACAACTGATTTACATATTCAAACACAGTATAATGTTGTAGATGGTAAAGCTCAGCCTATTGCTGCAGTTCTTACAGACATTGATAATGATTCAAGAAACGCAACTACACCTGATATAGGTGCTGATGAATACACTTTTGTTTTACCAACAGTTGTTGATCCTACCGCTGTTTCTGCAATTGCAATCAGTGGAGAACAGATAGATATTTCGTTTACACCAAATCCAAGCAATAATAATGTTGTAATTGTATATAATCTTACTGGCACATTCACTGCACCAACCGGTACTCCAACAGTTGGTCAGCCATTAGCAGGTGGTGAAGTTATTGCAATAACAACAACCGCTCCATTCTCGCATTTAGGGTTAACTCAGTTAACAACTTATTATTATAAGTTATTCTCTTATGATGGAACTGATTACTCACCAGGTGTTTCAGCAAACGCTACAACACCTTGTTTACCAATATCTACTTTCCCCTGGAACGAAAGTTTCGAGACTGTTACAATACCTGCATTTCCTGATTGCTGGTTTAGGGAGAATGGTGATTGGGTAACAACAAATAATGCTAATTCTACTTATGATGCAGATGCCCGCACTGGTACACAATTCTTGCGTGAATCTTATACAGCAACAAATGAATATATGTGGACTCCTGGTTTCCAACTTACAGCAGGAACATTATATGATTTCTCATTCTGGTGGGCAGGGGATAATTACGCAGGTTGGACAGGAGATGTATTTATGAATACATCACAAGTATCAACAGGTGCTGCTCAGATTGGAACTTCATTTGTTGAAAGTGGAACGACAACTACAAAAACATATCAGCAATTTTTATATACATTTGCACCATCAGCAAATGGAACATATTATTTTGCTATCAGAGTTAACGCCACTGGAGTTCCATGGTACTTAAGTTTTGACGATTTCAGTTTTGATGTTGCACAGGTTCCAACAGCACCATCCAACTTAACGGCAGTAGCAGATACATTTGCAATATTGTTGAATTGGGATGATAACTCTGCAACTGAACTTGGATTTAAGATTGAGAGAAAAAATGGTGATTCTTTAAGTGTTGATCCATTTGTTGAAATTGATTCAGTTGGTGCAAATGTAACTTCTTACAATGATTTAGGCAGGACACCAAATACTACTTATACTTACAGAGTAAGAGCATTTAATCAGCTTGGTTTCTCACTATATAGTAATGAAGTAACAGCTACTACAATAATCCCAGTTGAATTAACTTCATTTGCAGCTAACATTAGTGAAAGTGAAGTGTTGATATCCTGGACAACTGCTACTGAATTGAATAACAAGGGATTTGATCTTGAAAGAAAACTCGATGGCGAATGGCAGAAGTTAGCATTCATTGAAGGAATGGGAACTAAGTTAGAAGAAACAAAATATTCGTACAACGATAAGTTTTCTTATACATCATATCAGGGAACAGCACAGTATAGACTGAAACAAATCGATTACAATGGAACTATTTCTTATTCAAATGTTATCTCAGTTGAGTTAGATTTTACTCCAAAAGAATATGCTTTGTATCAGAACTATCCTAATCCTTTCAATCCTGCAACTTTAATTAAATTTGCATTGCCTTTCGAGAGCAGTGTTAAAATTTTAGTTTACAATTTGCTAGGCGAAAAGGTTGATATACTGTTTGAAGGAACAAAAGAAGCTGGTTATCACGATATAAATTGGAATGCCGGTAAATTAGCATCTGGCATCTATTTATATACTATTGAAGCAAATTCTTTAGATGGAACAAAGAACTTTTCTTCTGTAAAGAAAATGATGCTGATGAAGTAA
- a CDS encoding aldehyde dehydrogenase family protein: MEFLKRLGIKEKNFGCCTGTVWNKTTDQGELKIYSPATGEFIASVYQASEDDFNNLLDVTDKAFIFWRTLPAPKRGEIVRQIANKLREFKKDLGTLVSFEMGKSLQEGMGEVQEMIDICDFAVGQSRQLYGFTMQSERPMHRMYDQYHPLGTVCTISAFNFPVAVWSWNAMIAAVCGDVNIWKPSSKVPLSAIACQNILKDVLIENNLPEGIFTLIIGKGSTIGEKILNEKRIPLISVTGSTNVGRHAAEVIAKRFGRAILELGGNNAIIMTPDADLKMAMPAVVFGAVGTAGQRCTTTRRLIVHESIYNKVKDALIKAYSGLKIGNPLDENNHVGPLIDKTAVKDFTNALKQVQEEGGKIVYGGTVLEGEQYKSGSYVVPAIVEAENHYKIVQEETFAPILYLIKYSGDVKNAIELQNGVVQGLSSSIFTNNMREVEMFLSAEGSDCGIANVNIGTSGAEIGGAFGGEKETGGGRESGSDAWKTYMRRQTNTINFGTKLPLAQGIKFDI; encoded by the coding sequence ATGGAATTCTTAAAAAGACTTGGTATTAAAGAAAAAAACTTTGGATGCTGTACTGGTACAGTATGGAATAAAACTACTGATCAGGGAGAATTGAAAATTTATTCTCCTGCTACCGGCGAGTTTATTGCTTCAGTTTATCAGGCTTCTGAAGACGATTTTAATAACCTGCTTGATGTAACTGATAAAGCATTTATATTTTGGAGAACATTACCAGCACCTAAAAGGGGGGAGATAGTAAGACAAATAGCCAATAAGTTAAGGGAGTTTAAAAAAGACCTTGGTACTCTTGTGTCATTTGAAATGGGGAAATCATTACAAGAAGGAATGGGTGAAGTTCAGGAGATGATTGATATTTGTGATTTTGCAGTAGGACAATCGAGACAGCTTTATGGTTTTACAATGCAGTCAGAAAGACCAATGCACAGAATGTATGATCAATACCATCCCCTGGGTACTGTATGTACAATTTCAGCTTTTAATTTTCCGGTTGCAGTTTGGTCATGGAATGCTATGATAGCGGCAGTTTGCGGCGATGTAAATATCTGGAAACCTTCTTCCAAGGTCCCGCTTTCAGCCATTGCTTGTCAGAATATTTTAAAAGATGTATTGATTGAAAACAATCTGCCCGAAGGAATATTTACTTTGATAATTGGTAAAGGTTCTACTATTGGTGAGAAAATACTTAATGAAAAACGTATTCCATTAATTTCAGTAACAGGTTCTACAAATGTTGGAAGACATGCAGCTGAAGTAATCGCAAAAAGATTTGGTAGGGCAATTCTTGAGCTTGGCGGAAATAATGCAATCATAATGACTCCTGATGCAGATTTAAAAATGGCAATGCCTGCAGTTGTGTTTGGGGCAGTCGGCACTGCCGGACAGAGATGTACAACCACAAGAAGGTTAATTGTGCACGAGTCTATTTATAATAAAGTAAAAGATGCTTTAATTAAAGCTTATAGTGGATTGAAAATTGGAAATCCACTGGATGAAAATAATCATGTTGGTCCGCTTATAGATAAAACAGCTGTAAAAGATTTTACTAATGCTCTTAAGCAGGTTCAGGAAGAAGGCGGAAAAATTGTTTATGGTGGAACTGTACTGGAAGGCGAACAATACAAGTCTGGTTCTTATGTGGTTCCTGCAATTGTTGAAGCAGAAAATCACTATAAAATTGTTCAGGAAGAAACATTTGCTCCAATATTATATCTGATAAAATATTCCGGAGATGTTAAAAATGCTATTGAATTACAGAATGGAGTTGTTCAAGGCTTATCTTCTTCCATATTTACAAACAATATGCGTGAGGTTGAAATGTTCCTTTCTGCAGAAGGTTCTGATTGTGGAATTGCAAACGTGAATATAGGTACTTCAGGTGCAGAAATAGGCGGAGCTTTTGGTGGTGAAAAGGAAACCGGCGGCGGTAGAGAATCGGGTTCTGATGCCTGGAAGACTTATATGCGAAGACAAACCAATACAATAAACTTCGGAACAAAACTTCCATTAGCTCAAGGGATTAAATTCGATATTTAA
- a CDS encoding carboxy terminal-processing peptidase encodes MKKINIVLLGLITILTLSFSISGSRSVISHTDSRDTLTILQPLNHYKIESQLLVSLLSRYHYKQIEINDSLSEKIFDRYLKVLDNGKNYFLKSDIDKLTFYKDKLDDNLLDGNLDFYFETFNLYRQRFNERLHIIDSLLNTEFDYSADESFEYNRDKSNWAKDKSELDELWRKRLKNDALTYKLNGKDWEFIQKTLRKRYRNLANFINQYKPEDVFQFAMNSFTENIDPHTNYLSPVSSENFKIDMSLSLEGIGARLQTEDDYTKIVEIIPGGPAHKSKLLKADDKIIGVAQGNDGEFEDIIGWRITDAVKLIRGKSGTTVRLQIIKAGSDLNSKPIEITLVRDKIKLEDQAATGKVLEILNDDKPFRIGVIDIPKFYSDFEAQRKGDGDFRSTTRDVRKLIDSLSKENISGIIIDLREDGGGSLQEAIELTGLFIKDGPVVQVKNSDGKIDIAKDPDPQIVYDGPLAVLVNRFSASASEIFAGAIQDYQRGIIIGEQTFGKGTVQNLIDLNRVSSNKNNTLGQLKITIAKYYRVSGASTQNLGVIPDITFPSAIDPKDFGESAEPSALPYDEINPASFNKFEDLKKFIPELKIKHDVRISNDQDFNYLKEDIKLYQENKLKTSISLNEDKRKIEKENEEQRKYARNDETDGNTEIELLDGEVRVIDNQKKDFILDETGKILSDLIMLTSG; translated from the coding sequence ATGAAAAAAATAAACATAGTATTATTAGGTTTAATCACAATCTTAACATTAAGTTTTTCGATTTCTGGCTCTCGAAGTGTTATATCACATACAGATTCGAGAGATACACTTACAATACTTCAGCCGCTTAATCATTATAAAATCGAAAGCCAATTACTTGTTTCACTATTGTCGCGTTATCATTACAAACAAATTGAAATAAATGATTCGTTATCTGAAAAGATCTTTGATCGGTATCTGAAAGTTTTAGATAATGGGAAAAATTATTTTTTAAAATCGGATATAGATAAACTTACTTTTTATAAAGATAAACTAGATGATAATCTGCTTGATGGCAATCTGGATTTTTACTTTGAAACATTTAATCTGTATCGTCAAAGGTTCAACGAGAGACTGCATATAATTGATTCGCTGTTGAATACTGAATTCGATTATTCTGCCGATGAAAGTTTTGAATATAATCGTGATAAATCAAACTGGGCTAAAGATAAATCTGAGTTGGATGAGCTATGGAGGAAACGACTGAAAAATGATGCACTTACATATAAGTTAAATGGTAAGGATTGGGAGTTTATTCAAAAGACACTTAGAAAGCGTTATAGAAATCTGGCAAATTTTATAAATCAATACAAACCGGAAGATGTATTTCAATTTGCAATGAATTCTTTTACAGAAAATATTGACCCGCATACAAATTATTTATCACCAGTTTCCTCTGAAAATTTTAAAATCGATATGAGTCTTTCACTTGAGGGTATTGGTGCAAGGCTACAAACTGAAGATGATTATACGAAGATAGTTGAAATTATTCCCGGTGGTCCTGCACATAAAAGCAAATTACTTAAAGCAGACGATAAAATTATTGGAGTTGCACAAGGCAATGACGGTGAATTTGAAGATATAATAGGATGGCGGATTACAGACGCGGTAAAGCTAATACGAGGCAAATCCGGTACAACGGTAAGGTTACAAATTATCAAAGCCGGCAGCGATTTAAATTCCAAACCTATCGAGATAACCTTAGTTAGGGATAAAATTAAACTTGAAGATCAGGCAGCTACAGGTAAAGTACTAGAAATCCTTAATGATGATAAACCTTTTAGAATAGGAGTTATTGATATTCCTAAATTCTATAGTGATTTTGAAGCTCAAAGAAAAGGAGACGGAGATTTTAGAAGTACTACCCGTGATGTAAGAAAACTTATCGACTCTTTATCCAAAGAAAATATTTCAGGAATTATCATTGACCTGAGAGAAGATGGCGGCGGCTCGTTGCAGGAAGCAATTGAGTTAACAGGTCTGTTTATAAAAGATGGACCAGTGGTTCAGGTTAAAAATTCAGATGGAAAAATTGATATTGCAAAAGATCCAGATCCACAAATAGTGTATGATGGACCACTGGCAGTGCTTGTAAATAGATTTAGTGCTTCAGCTTCAGAAATTTTTGCGGGAGCAATTCAGGATTATCAAAGAGGAATTATTATTGGAGAACAAACTTTTGGTAAAGGTACAGTTCAAAATCTTATAGATCTGAACAGAGTTTCTTCAAATAAAAATAATACCCTTGGTCAGCTTAAGATTACTATCGCAAAATATTATAGAGTAAGCGGTGCCAGTACTCAGAATCTTGGGGTTATTCCTGACATAACTTTTCCCTCAGCGATTGACCCGAAAGACTTTGGTGAAAGCGCTGAACCAAGTGCTTTGCCTTACGATGAAATTAATCCGGCTTCATTTAACAAATTTGAAGATCTGAAGAAATTTATCCCCGAATTAAAGATTAAACACGATGTTAGAATTTCTAATGATCAGGATTTTAACTATTTGAAAGAGGATATTAAGTTATATCAGGAAAATAAACTTAAAACTTCAATTTCTTTGAATGAAGATAAAAGAAAGATCGAAAAAGAAAATGAAGAACAAAGAAAATATGCAAGGAATGATGAAACAGACGGAAATACAGAAATTGAACTTTTAGATGGCGAAGTTCGGGTTATTGATAATCAAAAGAAAGATTTTATTCTTGATGAAACCGGAAAAATTTTATCTGATCTGATTATGCTTACATCCGGTTAA